The sequence below is a genomic window from Pleurocapsa sp. PCC 7327.
AGTCTCGCGTTTCAATTGGTTCGACTAATCTATTACCAACTTCATTATGCTTTTTCTGGTAGTCATTAATTTGCTCGTACATCCAGGCTTGATAATGCCTGCTAATATCATCTGGTTCTCCTATTTCAACTATATTGCCATCATTAATCCAGATAGCTTGCGAACAAAGGCGAGAGACTGTACCCATCTCATGAGAAACAAATAAAATTGTTCCTCCTGAATCTTGAAAAGCCTTAATACTTGCCATGCAGCGATGGATAAAAACTCCATCTCCTACTGCCAAAGCTTCATCTACGATTAAGATTTCCGGGTTGACGTTAATTGCCACAGCAAAGGCCAAACGGACGAACATTCCGCTTGAGTAAGTCTTAACGGGTTCGTCGATAAAATCCCCAATATCAGCAAACCCGGCTATCTCGTCAAACTTATCTTCGATTTCTTTTTGGCTTAACCCCAACAGCCGTCCGTTAAAAAACACGTTTTGCCGTCCGGTGAATTCTGGATTAAACCCGCTACCCAATTCCAGCAAGGCTGATACGCGACCGCATACGTTAACCTCACCCGTGGTTGGGGTCAGCGTACCAGCTATGATTTGCAATAGCGTACTCTTTCCAGAACCATTACGCCCGACAATTCCTACTGTTTGCCCTTGGTGAATCTCCAAGTTAATATCCCGCAGCGCCCAAAACTCCTCTGCCCGACTTTTTCCGGGCAACAGAATTTCTTTCAAACGATCTACCGGACGCGCGTATCTTTTGTAGCACTTGGAGACATTTTTTAGGGTAATTGCAATTTCACTCATCGCACTGCTGCTACTTACAAGCAACTACAATACATCAGCGAATGCCGGACGCAACTTTTTATATACCAAAAATCCGCAACAAAACACGATCGCAGATATTGCAGAAGCGACTCCCCACTCGCCCCAGTGCTTCACTTCTCCTACTAAAATTAAATCGCGATACACCTCTGCTATAGCCGTCATAGGATTTAACCAAAACACCCAACTTCGCCATTCCTGGGGAATTGCTGAGGCTGGATAAATAATAGGCGTTAGATACATCCAAATATTTAAAATTACTCCTAATGTCTGCGGGATATCGCGCAAAAATACGGTTAGTCCCGCACTCAAATACCCCAATCCCGCCGTTAACGATAACTGCGTCAGCCAAATCAACGGTAGTAATGCCAAAGTCGTATGTAAACTATGAGTAGTTACTGCCACGAAAAAAATCAATAGCATTAAACCAAAATAACTTTCAACGAACATTGAAAGAATTGGCACCAGCGGCAGTAAAGCCAAAGGAAACACCACTTTTTTGACTAAATTGGGCTGCCCTACCACCGAACCTGCTGCCTGAGTCAACCCCCCTGTAAATGCAATCCATGGCAGTAAGCCAGCAAATAGCCACAAACCAAAGGTGAGGTTATTTTCTGGCAATCCTCTGAGACTCAGCTTTACCTTTAGCACGATCGAGAAAACATAGGTATAAATTAACAACTGCGATAGCTGATTTAACAGGGGCCACAAATTACCGAGAATTGAACCTTTGTACCGCGCCTCTAGATCGCGCCGTACCAGGGTTCTGAGCAAGTCAAACTTTGCCTGCCACTGCGCGTTAAACGGCAGCCAACGCCTCAACTTACCTGCTTTGCGGACAACTCCTCGCACCGAATGCAACAATTGTTGGTTTCCTCAGATCGCGACTTACAAGCTCAATTCTACTCAATGAAGTTTGCTAGCTATTAAAGTTCCCGCTGCATTGCTTTGGGAATAGGTTTTTGCTTGGCGCAACAAGACCAAGTTAATTGCGAAAATTATACAATAACTCGTGCTTAGACCGGAATAGGCTGAGATTTAGTTCTCCCTCTAGGTTACCCAGGCAGTCTGTCAATAGAAATTTCTCAACCAAATCGCCGGCAAGCCTCATAGAAGAACGCGGATTCCGGTAAACTGAGGAATGGTTCATTGAATTAATTAAACGTAAAATAACTAGGAATGGAAATCGGGCAAAAAGTCAAGGTTTATCGCCTCAGAGATCGCGTATCAACGGACATCGCCAACAAACTGGGCAAAGTCGGAACTATAAAAGAGTTCAAAATGACTGATGGTAGCGGTGTTGGAGCTATAGTGGAATTTGAGGACAATACAGCGACTTGGTTTTTTGAAGACGAAATCAAACCAGTCGATTAAAGCCAAATAGCGAATACCAACAGTCCAAAGAGCGTCAAAATGTCTCTAATTCTTACTTTTTTAGGGAAAGGCGGTAGCGGTCGTACTACTATGGCGATCGCTGCTGCGAAAAAATTCGCCAGTAGTGAAAAGCGAGTCTTGTTGGTAGGGCAAGATCCCGGCCCTACCCTGGGCTTATTGTTAGGGGCAACTACCAGCAACTCTCCCACAGAAATTACCTCAAACCTATCGGTGGTTCAGCTATTCTCAACGATTATGTTAGAGCAGAGCTGGGAACAGATCAAAGAGCTAGAGGCGAAGTACTTGCGCTCTCCGACTCTAAAAAACGTCTACGGACAAGAATTGGGGATCTTGCCGGGCATGGATAGTGCCCTCGCCCTTAATGCTATTCGCGAGTATGATAAAAGCGAGCGCTACGATATCATTGTCTATGACGGACCGGGAGATAACAATACCCTGAGAATGATGGGAATACCAGAAGTTTTAAGCTGGTACGTCCGTCGTTTTCGTAAGGTGTTGGGCGATTCCGACGTGGGGAAAGTGCTTGCTCCTTTCATTCAACCTATTACCAGCGCCATTCTTAACGTGTCCTGGAGTGCGGACGATCTCGCTAAAGAACCGAGCGATCGCGCCAATAATTTATTAGAAGAAGGAAAAGCCGCTTTAGCCAATCCCAAACGAGTGACTGCTTATCTGGTGACTACAGCAGATCCAATCGCGATCGCAGCGGCAAAGTATCTCTGGGGAAGCGCCCAGCAAGTCGGATTGACGGTCAGCGGCGTGCTACTCAACCAAGCTGAAGCATCCGAAGCCATAACGACTGAATTCGCTCCCCTCGGTGTGAATGCTATTCCCAGTCGCGCGGGCGATGATTGGCAACCGCTAATCGAAGCATTACCAGATTTTCAAACGGTTAGTCAGGTGCCCCAACCTATGACTGTCGATCTCGCTGCCCGTCAAGTTCGCATTTTTCTGCCCGGTTTTGACAAAAAGCAGGTTAAGCTAACGCAATACGGACCAGAGATTACTATAGAGGCAGGCGACCAGCGACGGAATATCGATCTGCCGTCACCACTGAGAGGTCAACCCGTTCGAGGAGCCAAATATCAAAGCGGGTATCTCGTGATTTCCTTCTAATTTCAGTTGTAACTCTTGACTTTTGACTGGCTTATGTCTGACTCTTCTGTGTCTAATCCGAGCGATCGCGTAAAACTCCCGACCAATGACGATCGCAGCGCCAAAACCAGACAGCTACTGGGCATGAAAGGGGCTGCCTCCGGCGAAACTTCGATCTGGAAAATTCGACTGCAATTGATGAAGCCGATCACCTGGATTCCCCTGATCTGGGGCGTAATTTGCGGTGCGGCTTCTTCTGGCGAATATACGTGGTCGCTCGAAAACATTCTAAAAATTGCTGTTTGTATGGTTCTATCAGGACCTTTCATGACAGGCTATACGCAAACAGTCAATGAATACTACGATCGCGAAATCGATGCTATTAACGAACCTTATCGTCCCATTCCTTCGGGAGCAATTCCTCTTTCCCAGGTTATCGCCCAGATTGTCGTCCTTCTCCTGGGCGGGATCGGTTTGGCTTACGTCCTTGATGTATGGGCAGGTCATGAATTTCCAACCATCACTTGTATTGCCATTGGCGGAGCTTTGTTAGCTTATATCTATTCGGCTCCACCTCTAAAACTCAAACAAAATGGCTGGTTGGGGACTTATGCCCTCGGTTCGAGTTACATCGCTCTGCCTTGGTGGACGGGTCACGCTTTGTTTGGCGACCTGAACTGGACAATCGTCATTTTGACCTTGATTTATAGTTTTGCCGGACTGGGAATTGCTGTCGTTAATGATTTTAAGAGTATAGAAGGCGATCGCCAGTTGGGATTAAAATCCCTTCCCGTAATGTTTGGCGTGACGGCGGCTGCTTGGATTTGCGTCTTAACGATCGATCTTTTCCAAGCTGCAATAGCAGCATACCTAATTTACATTCATGAGAATCTTTATGCCACTATTTTGCTATTGTTAATCATCCCGCAAATTACTTTTCAGGACATGTATTTCCTGCGCGATCCTCTCAAAAATGACGTTAAATATCAAGCCAGCGCTCAACCTTTCTTGGTATTGGGAATGCTGGTCACAGGTTTAGCCTTGGGTCACGCTGGAGTTTAACAATTCGCCGGGAATTCTCTAATTTACTAGACCCTTTGCTTTCGATCGCAAAATTTAATTCTCATGCAGGGAAAACTTCGGGTGGGGAAAAAAGGAAAGGGAAAACTTCTATATATCTTTTCCCTTTCCCTTTACCCGAATAAAAGCAAGAAATCTATTTTGCACTTCGTTTTAGACTGCTTTCAGTTCAATAATATTGTTTCTATCAAGGCTCTAACTGCCGAACTTGAGGGTTCCCATCCTCCACTACGAATGTCGCCAGCGTGCTAACTTTACTATTTTGCTGCTTGACCGTATCTACCACCCGCAAGTCGCTGCGCCACTCCTGACGCGATACAGCACATTTAACGTAACCTCGCAACCGACTTTCAAAAAACTTAATATGAGGATTCTCCGGCAAAACAGACGCAAATTGGTCGTAGGGAACGCCATTTGAACTAATCGACGTACCGACGAACTCGCAGGCGACTGTAGGAGAGGCGGGATTTTGAAAGTCCGACTTGAGTTCGCTAACCCAAAACGAATGGATGTCGCCGCCGATAAAAATCGGATTGGACGGGCGCTGTTGGGCAATATGGTCGAGAATCCGCTTTCGATTTGCTGCATAGCCATCCCAACCGTCGCTCCAGTAACCTTCTCGACCGTCTTTTTGCTGCTTGAGTTGCGCGACTAGATATTGTTGGGCAATAATATTCCAATGGGCGGATGAATTGGTTAAACCATCGAGCAACCATTGTTCTTGAGGTTGACCGAGAAGTGATCGCGCTTCGGCTAATCTTTCTTGACACTCTACAACCTGACCGCCACCATCGCCATTCTCGTCGCAGGCTTGGTCGTCTCGATACTGTCGCGTATCCAAAATGTGAAACAATGCTAGATTGCCCCAGCTAAAACGTCGATAGAGTTGCATGCGATCGCCTTGAGGACGAGAAGCGGGACGGAAGGGCAAATGTTCGTAGTAAGCTTGGTAAGCTGCCGCGCGACGTTTGGCGAACGCTGCTATTTCATCAAAATCTTGCGATTCCAAGTTGGCATAGTCATTATCGACTTCGTGGTCGTCCCAGGTGCAAATAAAAGGAAATAATCGATGGGCTTCTTGGAGATCGCGATCGCTTCTATAGAGGGCGTAATGCCGCCGATACCCCTCTAAATCCATCGGTTCGGGACTCCCATGGCTTCTTACATTATCCGGGCGAGGCACGCCTCCACCTTCGTAAATATAGTCGCCCAGATGAATAACAAAATCGATTTCCTCCTCGCTCATGTGACGATAGGCATTAAAATAGCCGTGTTCGTAATTTTGACAAGAAGCAAAGGCAAAAGACAGACGTTTGCTTGAAGCTGTCGGTGCGGGGCAAGTGCGGGTACGACCGACAGGGCTAACTTCGTTCCCTGTTCTAAACTGATACCAGTACCAGCGATCGCTTTCCAGTCCTTCTACAACGACGCGAACCGAGTGCGCCCATTCGGGAGTTGCCAAGACCACGCCTTTGGCGACGACGCGACGCATTTTTTCATCGGTTGCCACTTGCCATTGCAGGGGAATGTCTGCCGATGGCAGGGTATTTCCCCGGCGGGGATTCGGTGCGAGTCGCGTCCAGAGGACGACGCTATTAGAATCGGGTTCTCCAGACGCAACGCCCAAACTGAAGGGATAATCGGAATACTTGGGCTGGGCAATAAGATAGCGCGATCGATTGGCGATGGCTAAACCTCCCAGAACGCCGGCCCCTAGCAAGAGGTTGCGTCGTTTCAGCTGGGTAGATAGGAAACGATTGAAGAACGGGTTATTCATCTTAAAAAACCCACTCATTAGAGAGTGGGTCGAGGGACAAGTTACCAATTGACCGGGTTTTTAGTAAACGCCGGGATTAATGCGATCGCCACCTTCGTTGAATTCTTTTGAAGGTGGGGTCACGATAAAATTATCTAAGTTAGCTTGCAGGCGTTCTTTTTGGCGTTCGGACAGTCCGGGAATGCTGAGAACATCCTCTACCTTGTTATAGGGAGAGTTTTTGATGATCTTACCCGCCAGATTGGGGTAAAATCCGCGCAAATCCCGAAAGTCGCGAATATCGCTGTTGTTGAGGTCGATCTTTTTCCCAAACTCGGTAGTCAGCATCGCATCAACAGCATTGAGCTTAGGTTGCTCTGCAAATGCGGGAGTTGCTGGTAGGGTTAATAAGCAACTAACTATTAAAGTTAGTAAGGCTAGAATGCGAACCAAGCGTTTCATTTAAGTTTGTTCCTCCTGAAAGAGTAGAGTTTCGTGACATACTCGACCCCATAAAACGGGGTGAGCTTCCTGTTTCATCTAGGTCTGCCTGTCAAGGCACAATGCTTGAACTATGGTCTTACGTCCTATCCACTGGTTTTGCATACCTCCTACTCCTTATTAAGGGGGCAGGGGGGATCGCACTGACAGTCGTATAGCTGTAGCTATACCTAGGCTGCATTCCCTGTGTCCCAGGGAATTTAAGAAAGATGTAGAAATTAACGCGCCGAGCGAGTACAGCAGATCGGATTTAAAAAATTTATATCATGGCGAATATATTTTTATGACAATGAAATTGAGAATTGAAGACCCAAAATAGGCTGGCGCGTCGGACCGATCTCATGGGTTCTTTCAATCGCTCTCAATTTCAGGGAATTTTTGTTCCGCTGCACCCTCGATCGTACCGCAATTTGAGGTCATCGATCGCAGATCGTCAACAGTGAATTATTATAAATCCCTAAAATCTGATATGAAAATGCATCTTTTGTGGCAAGATTGAAAATTGTCCCTATCTAAGTTTTATGGGAATTAAGACTATGGCTCTCCAATTAGGCGATACAGTACCAAACTTCACACAAGATTCTAGCGAAGGAACTATTTCATTCTACGAATGGGCAGGAGACAGTTGGGTCGTTCTCTTCTCCCACCCCGCAGACTATACCCCAGTTTGCACTACCGAATTGGGGGCTGTTGCCAAACTTAAGCCAGAATTTGATAAGCGCAATGTTAAGATCCTGGCTTTGAGCGTTGACGATGCAGAGTCCCATAGGGGGTGGATTAAAGATATTAACGAAACCCAGAATGCTACGGTGAATTATCCGATTATTGCCGACCCCGATCGCAAGGTTTCTAACCTTTACGGGATGATCCATCCCAATTCTCTCGATAACTTGACAGTCCGTTCAGTCTTTATCATCGACCCCAATAAAAAACTGCGCTTAACAATTACCTATCCCGCTAGCACGGGTCGTAACTTCGATGAGATTCTTCGGGTCATTGATTCTTTACAATTAACAGATAATTATCAAGTCGCGACTCCAGCTAACTGGAAAGATGGAGATGATTGCGTTGTCGTACCTTCCATCCCAACTGAAGAAGCGAAAGCAAAATTCCCCAAAGGAGTTACCGAAATTAAGTCTTATCTGCGCATGACTCCTCAGCCTAACAAGTAAATAGCTTCAAGCGGTCAGCTTTCTACTCTGACCGCTTTATTGTATAAATCGCGCACTCTCTGAAATCTAGCTGCTCAAAGCCACTCGATTGTTTTGGCTTCCTCTGATAGTTTGGCTTGTTTTTGTCCTGTCGTTCTGGCTTGAAAACCAATGAGATCGATGGGCGTTCTGATAAGATCGATCGCCTTCGCTTTGCCAATAACTAATTTAGCGCTATCTCTTGGCAACTCTTTAAGCAACCAGCGACTGACTCGGTACAACGATTCCCTGAAAGTCAATTCTCGCATGAGAGAGACACCGTGCAGTTCGTGTAGATAGCGATTAGAGGTACCGTATCGCCGCCACTGGCTTTTGAACTCTCGCAGATTCGCACGATGTCGGTGGCGGACAATTGCCTGGGGCGCAAATTCTAATTTCCAGTCCGTCTGTTTTTGGATGCGCCAGCAAATATCGGCATCTCCCCCAGTGGTTAGGTAAGGACGAAATAAACCCACTCGTTCAAAAACTTCTCTGCGTATAGCTATATTAGCCGTTTGACCGTAGGAACAAAAAGGATGTTCGACGAGAAACTTTTGCGACATGAGTTCGTATCGTTCGGCATATTGTTCTAAAATCGTGTTACCTGGCAACGCAACCAATTCGCCAACAACGATCCCTACGGTTGGATTAGCAAAAGGAATGACAAGCTTCTCTAACCAATCGGGTTGAGGGCGGCAATCCGCGTCTGTAAAAGCGATAATTTCTCCTTGGGCGATTCTTATGGCTTTATTTCTCGCTGCATAGGAACTTTGAATCTTATCTTCCCTCAAAACTTGGAGGTTGATTTTTTCGGTAGAGGTTTGAGCAGCAGCGGTTGCTAGGATTTGTCCCGTGCGATCGCTGCTGTTATTATCTACTAAGAGATACTCGACGCGATCGCGCGGGTAGGTTTGCGTTCTCAAACATTCGATTAAATCGGGTAAATCCGCCTCGCCGTTATAAATGGGTACGATAACCGATACCTTAGAGTTGTCCTTTGTCATTTGTTCTTTGTCCTTTGTCTAGCAGACGCCAAACATGACGCTCCTACTGATTACTGAATAGGCGTTGGCGAAGAATAAATTCGGCGATCGCGAGATCGATGGGAGTCGTTACTTTCAGATTCGTTTCTTCCCCCTCCACAATCTGGACGGGTAAGTGGCACCGCTCAAACAATGCGGCATCGTCGGTAACTTCCCAACCGAGTTTGCGTCCTTTTTCGTGACATTCTTTGAGAAGTTGTACTTCAAAACCTTGCGGGGTTTGAGCTGCCCATAAATAACGGCGTTCGGGCGTATCTTTAATTAAATTAGTCTTATCGACGATTTTGATCGTATCTTTGACCGGAATAGCAGCAATTAAACCCGAACAGGTTAACAAAGCTTCCGCACAGCGATCGAACAATTCTGGCGTTGCCAAACACCTTGCCCCATCGTGAATCAATACCCGTTCTGCCGATGAGGGTAATGCCTGCAAGCCATTATCAACCGATTCCTGACGGGTTTCTCCCCCTTTAATCAGTTCGACGGGTTTAGCGAGAGCAAGCTCGGCGATAATTGCCTTAAAGTCGGCAAAATCATCGGGTTGTCCGATGATGCCGATCCAACTGATTTGACGCGAGGCTTCGGCTGCTGATAGCGTCCACGCCAGTAGAGGTTTACCCAATAAGGTTAGCAGAAGTTTATTGCGAGCGCTCCCCATCCGTTTTCCCATTCCGGCAGCGGGAATCAAGAAATGCATAGTCACTTGGATATCGATTACTCAATCTAAATTATCAGAGGAAAGCGCGATCGATTTAGACTTACTTTCGTCGATTGGAAGAGACATAGATGGCTATACTCCTACATTATCTATATCGAAGATCTAGAATTTGTTGTGAATAAACCAACGGTTTAGGTATATCTTCCTTTACAATGAATGTTGTCATGTTGCGATCGACCCGACAGATGTCTAAACCAAAGATCGAAAGATGAGAATAATAGCTCTTGTTCCTGGGGGAATTAGCGAGCAAATTTTGTTTTTTCCTACCCTGGAAGACCTCAAAAAACAATATCCCAAAGCCGCTATCGATGTAATGATAGAGCCTCGTGCTAAAGCGGCTTATCGAGTTTGCCCTTATGTTAATGAAGTCCTCGTCTTCGACTATAGAGATCGTAACGGCTTGGCGGATTATCTAAATCTGTTGGGGATAATCCGCGATCGCGAGTACGATATGGCTTTGAGTTTAAGCCAGCGTTGGACGATAGGGCTGTTGCTCTGGCTCAATGGCATCCCGATTCGGATAGGCTATAAAAATAATGCTTCCTGGTTTTTATCTGACTCCGTTCCTCTCAAAAGCGAGCAGTATGCTGCCCACAAGTATCACGATCTGCTGCAAGCTTTAGGGATTCAATCTTCTTGCCCGGAACTTAAAGTCACCTTGCCCAAGGAAGATATCGATTGGGCAGAAGCAGAACAGAAACGCCTGGATATCGAAGAGAGCGGTTATATTCTTCTTTACGATGGCTTTGAGGGAGGCGATAACACCTATCCTGTTGCAAAATGGCGCAAGATTGTCGAAGATCTTCAGCAAAAACAGCCCAACCTACCGATTGTTTTGCTCCGAGACTCTGAAAACGAGCGATGGGTGGCAACGACGATCGAAGATCGTCCCAATCTTAAAGTAGTGTCTCCTCCGGATCTTGGTAAGTTAGCTGCGATCGTCGCTGGTGCAAATTTGATGCTGTGTACTGACAGCGTGCCGATGCACTTATCGGTGGCAGTCGGTACTTATACAATCGCCTTATTTGGTTCTACAGACGCAACTAAACTCCTGCCACCCAATTCGGAGCGCAGCATTGGCATTCAATCTCCAACGAAGAAAGTTGCCGATATTGAACCGGAAACCATTCTCCAGCAGATTTGGCGCGGCTAAGTCAATCATCATAATTAAATATCAATTAAGAATCCAAGAGCAGAGCCAGGTCAGCTCTGCTCTTGGATCGAAATTGAGATGCCGCTCTTGCCCCTAACTGATACTCTTGCGAAGGTGTTCTAGAATTTGCTTTTTGCGCTCTTTCTCATCTAGAGAAAAATCGCCAAAATCCGCACTGCTGCGAGCGATATGATCCATAATTCGCTTTTTGCGATCGCCCGCTTTGGCTGTACTCGGTACGGGAGCTGGAGCCGGAATGGGGATAGAAGGTGGAGGTGGTGGAGCCGATGTAGCAGGAGTTACGGGACTTTTTTTCGGGGACAGGAACTTCATCCCATCCGAACTCATTGCTAAATGCTCCATGATACGCCGTTTACGATTGTCAGCCGCCATGATTCTTCCAAATTTTAAATTTTTCTAAATTTTTGTAACTAATTTGTATTGTTATACATTTCTTATGATTCGAGCAAGCAATATCAAGTCGCTTCGCTCCAATTCGCAATTGATAATTCGCAATTGACAATTATTATGAAGTCAAAACTACCGCGATCGAACGATCTAAAAGGCAAAATCGATTAATTGGGATTCCCAAAAACTATTTCGCCTGTCAAACTAAAGGCGCGAGCTTCTGTAATTTTCACTTTCACCAACTTGCCTTTCAATTGTTGGATATTGCCAGTGAAGAAAGTGAGGCGATTGCCTCTCGTTCGTCCCATCACTTGAGTAGAATCTTTGGGATTTTGGTCTTCTACGAGAACCTCTTCAATGCGTCCGAGATAGCGCTGGGTTCTTTCGGCAGCTTTAGTTGCGACTAGGTGATTGAGTCGTTGCAAGCGATCGCTTTTCACTTCCTCGCTAACTTGATTTTCCCAGATAGCAGCAGGCGTACCGGGACGGGGAGAATAAGCCGCCGTATTCAATTGGTCGAAGCCAAGAT
It includes:
- a CDS encoding ABC transporter ATP-binding protein, encoding MSEIAITLKNVSKCYKRYARPVDRLKEILLPGKSRAEEFWALRDINLEIHQGQTVGIVGRNGSGKSTLLQIIAGTLTPTTGEVNVCGRVSALLELGSGFNPEFTGRQNVFFNGRLLGLSQKEIEDKFDEIAGFADIGDFIDEPVKTYSSGMFVRLAFAVAINVNPEILIVDEALAVGDGVFIHRCMASIKAFQDSGGTILFVSHEMGTVSRLCSQAIWINDGNIVEIGEPDDISRHYQAWMYEQINDYQKKHNEVGNRLVEPIETRDSLENLENIKDRTSQKIKVNPFNEKAYREYHNIERFGTGRAEIISFEVVDNSNKKAGFVYPKDRIKLVVKVLTYDRIQKPIVGIMLYDRLRTAITGFNTYQYQHHLSSLLPEQLLTVEFSLEWPEIQGGNYVLEPAIADGSQENHEMLDWLQFPLNIISGATDLTFGVFRLSSVNISHQITVSQSLRENYLETTRLETRKA
- a CDS encoding ABC transporter permease; the protein is MRGVVRKAGKLRRWLPFNAQWQAKFDLLRTLVRRDLEARYKGSILGNLWPLLNQLSQLLIYTYVFSIVLKVKLSLRGLPENNLTFGLWLFAGLLPWIAFTGGLTQAAGSVVGQPNLVKKVVFPLALLPLVPILSMFVESYFGLMLLIFFVAVTTHSLHTTLALLPLIWLTQLSLTAGLGYLSAGLTVFLRDIPQTLGVILNIWMYLTPIIYPASAIPQEWRSWVFWLNPMTAIAEVYRDLILVGEVKHWGEWGVASAISAIVFCCGFLVYKKLRPAFADVL
- a CDS encoding DUF2862 domain-containing protein gives rise to the protein MEIGQKVKVYRLRDRVSTDIANKLGKVGTIKEFKMTDGSGVGAIVEFEDNTATWFFEDEIKPVD
- a CDS encoding ArsA family ATPase, producing MSLILTFLGKGGSGRTTMAIAAAKKFASSEKRVLLVGQDPGPTLGLLLGATTSNSPTEITSNLSVVQLFSTIMLEQSWEQIKELEAKYLRSPTLKNVYGQELGILPGMDSALALNAIREYDKSERYDIIVYDGPGDNNTLRMMGIPEVLSWYVRRFRKVLGDSDVGKVLAPFIQPITSAILNVSWSADDLAKEPSDRANNLLEEGKAALANPKRVTAYLVTTADPIAIAAAKYLWGSAQQVGLTVSGVLLNQAEASEAITTEFAPLGVNAIPSRAGDDWQPLIEALPDFQTVSQVPQPMTVDLAARQVRIFLPGFDKKQVKLTQYGPEITIEAGDQRRNIDLPSPLRGQPVRGAKYQSGYLVISF
- the chlG gene encoding chlorophyll synthase ChlG, which codes for MSDSSVSNPSDRVKLPTNDDRSAKTRQLLGMKGAASGETSIWKIRLQLMKPITWIPLIWGVICGAASSGEYTWSLENILKIAVCMVLSGPFMTGYTQTVNEYYDREIDAINEPYRPIPSGAIPLSQVIAQIVVLLLGGIGLAYVLDVWAGHEFPTITCIAIGGALLAYIYSAPPLKLKQNGWLGTYALGSSYIALPWWTGHALFGDLNWTIVILTLIYSFAGLGIAVVNDFKSIEGDRQLGLKSLPVMFGVTAAAWICVLTIDLFQAAIAAYLIYIHENLYATILLLLIIPQITFQDMYFLRDPLKNDVKYQASAQPFLVLGMLVTGLALGHAGV
- a CDS encoding alkaline phosphatase — translated: MNNPFFNRFLSTQLKRRNLLLGAGVLGGLAIANRSRYLIAQPKYSDYPFSLGVASGEPDSNSVVLWTRLAPNPRRGNTLPSADIPLQWQVATDEKMRRVVAKGVVLATPEWAHSVRVVVEGLESDRWYWYQFRTGNEVSPVGRTRTCPAPTASSKRLSFAFASCQNYEHGYFNAYRHMSEEEIDFVIHLGDYIYEGGGVPRPDNVRSHGSPEPMDLEGYRRHYALYRSDRDLQEAHRLFPFICTWDDHEVDNDYANLESQDFDEIAAFAKRRAAAYQAYYEHLPFRPASRPQGDRMQLYRRFSWGNLALFHILDTRQYRDDQACDENGDGGGQVVECQERLAEARSLLGQPQEQWLLDGLTNSSAHWNIIAQQYLVAQLKQQKDGREGYWSDGWDGYAANRKRILDHIAQQRPSNPIFIGGDIHSFWVSELKSDFQNPASPTVACEFVGTSISSNGVPYDQFASVLPENPHIKFFESRLRGYVKCAVSRQEWRSDLRVVDTVKQQNSKVSTLATFVVEDGNPQVRQLEP
- the psbU gene encoding photosystem II complex extrinsic protein PsbU, with protein sequence MKRLVRILALLTLIVSCLLTLPATPAFAEQPKLNAVDAMLTTEFGKKIDLNNSDIRDFRDLRGFYPNLAGKIIKNSPYNKVEDVLSIPGLSERQKERLQANLDNFIVTPPSKEFNEGGDRINPGVY
- a CDS encoding peroxiredoxin, translated to MALQLGDTVPNFTQDSSEGTISFYEWAGDSWVVLFSHPADYTPVCTTELGAVAKLKPEFDKRNVKILALSVDDAESHRGWIKDINETQNATVNYPIIADPDRKVSNLYGMIHPNSLDNLTVRSVFIIDPNKKLRLTITYPASTGRNFDEILRVIDSLQLTDNYQVATPANWKDGDDCVVVPSIPTEEAKAKFPKGVTEIKSYLRMTPQPNK
- a CDS encoding glycosyltransferase family 2 protein, whose amino-acid sequence is MTKDNSKVSVIVPIYNGEADLPDLIECLRTQTYPRDRVEYLLVDNNSSDRTGQILATAAAQTSTEKINLQVLREDKIQSSYAARNKAIRIAQGEIIAFTDADCRPQPDWLEKLVIPFANPTVGIVVGELVALPGNTILEQYAERYELMSQKFLVEHPFCSYGQTANIAIRREVFERVGLFRPYLTTGGDADICWRIQKQTDWKLEFAPQAIVRHRHRANLREFKSQWRRYGTSNRYLHELHGVSLMRELTFRESLYRVSRWLLKELPRDSAKLVIGKAKAIDLIRTPIDLIGFQARTTGQKQAKLSEEAKTIEWL
- the ispD gene encoding 2-C-methyl-D-erythritol 4-phosphate cytidylyltransferase: MHFLIPAAGMGKRMGSARNKLLLTLLGKPLLAWTLSAAEASRQISWIGIIGQPDDFADFKAIIAELALAKPVELIKGGETRQESVDNGLQALPSSAERVLIHDGARCLATPELFDRCAEALLTCSGLIAAIPVKDTIKIVDKTNLIKDTPERRYLWAAQTPQGFEVQLLKECHEKGRKLGWEVTDDAALFERCHLPVQIVEGEETNLKVTTPIDLAIAEFILRQRLFSNQ
- a CDS encoding glycosyltransferase family 9 protein, translating into MRIIALVPGGISEQILFFPTLEDLKKQYPKAAIDVMIEPRAKAAYRVCPYVNEVLVFDYRDRNGLADYLNLLGIIRDREYDMALSLSQRWTIGLLLWLNGIPIRIGYKNNASWFLSDSVPLKSEQYAAHKYHDLLQALGIQSSCPELKVTLPKEDIDWAEAEQKRLDIEESGYILLYDGFEGGDNTYPVAKWRKIVEDLQQKQPNLPIVLLRDSENERWVATTIEDRPNLKVVSPPDLGKLAAIVAGANLMLCTDSVPMHLSVAVGTYTIALFGSTDATKLLPPNSERSIGIQSPTKKVADIEPETILQQIWRG